CCACTAGCGGGGAGGGCAACGAGTCTCGCTCCGGGGAGGGCTGTGAGGAAGaggacaaaaatatatatcagtAAATACTCATGGCTTTACCCCAGGATGCCTGGAGTGTAAACACATGACCCTGGGTTATGGGGGATAATCCAGCCTCGGGCTAAAGAACAAAAAATTGTTCTGCAGTCTTTCTATAGAAAACAATAGTGAATTATTACCGTTCCCTGCATCATACTATTTATTAGAATTCTAAAACGTAATTTCTAGTGATACAATATAGTAATGGTTTAAAATTAAGTTTAGTTGAGTTTCCAATTATATCTGATAGTGTAAAATAGTTGCTAGTGACTGCTAAACAAACACAGTGTGGATTAAATTACAAGATGTGTTGAGACATTGTTTCACTAGAAAACAGCAGCAAAAGTGAGCATGCGGTCAATCAACATTCAGATGAGGGAGGTCTGTggtaaatcaattaaaaacatgtcTGGCGAGAGAAATGAACGGCCTGACCCCTCACCTCGCTGAAACCCAGGCCACAGTGTCTCCTGTTCCGGCCCGAGAGCTTCCCATCCATGCTCTGCTGGTACTGCATCTCCAGCTGATCGTTCATCTGCTTATCTTCCCGCCCTGCAGAGGAGACACCAGTAACAGCAGGCACACCCAGCCAGTACAGGCCTATCCATGCGTGGATAGATCTGTGCAGCGGATGTGTGGTGGGGACGCCGGGTTAATTGCATTAGGCATAAGTACGAGGCAACAAAGGGACAGTAGTTTGGATGTGGTCTTACATACAAGCAGGACATAATATGGCATTTTACAGAAGCGAGATAAGGAAGCCTACCACTGCGGAAGTGGGACGTCGACCTGTGGTCGCCAATGACGAGGCGTCCTGTCGGTTCTTTCTGGAGAACAAAGACATCATCGAAAAACAGTTATAAACGtccatttatctttttaagTGCTCAAATACTGAAAGCTTAGTAATCTGAAATACACAAAGCGAACCTTGCCGGCGCCCATCAGACGTAAAAACTTCTGCTTCCTTTCATTGCTTCCGAGATCCGCTGCTGCCCACTGGGTGGACCCGTCCTGCCGGGACAAAACATCACGTTGACTCATGCACAGTATTATAATATTTGAGAAATGTGAGAAgaccatcaaacaaaaaaaaaagtaaatgacaaGATAATCCCAAGCACACATGGAACAATGTAATATATAGTCACACTATGCAACCACATCGTACGGGATCCATTGGAGTTATGTCTTTAGTTATGAGAGAGTATGcagcttttgtttaaaaaaaagaattgtgaaGAATTAGGGGATTCCACTGTGCTGCAAGGAGTTTGCCACCACGCTTCACCCAAGTAGCTCTGGGGGACACGTGACCCCTGCTGAAACATTGTGTATGATTGCATGTTTAAAGCTGCATGCTTGTCttcaatatttatattatatgcaTATGAGGTGCTttaaatctgattcattctgtatttttcctgtttttgtgaTTTGTGGACTTGGCAGTTATATGCAATCGAGAATATAACCTCAGTGGTTCTTAGAGGAAAAGGATGCGGTCATTGAAGGGAAAAACAtctgtcaaaaataaataaatgccacAAATTCACTTAATGTGATACACCGTAGCACAACGGGTGATCGGATATTTTAACAGTAAAAGGTGATTAAACTTCGGTGTCGGGCTGCAGACAATAACATGTTCAGATTTCACGATAAAGCGCTGCAAGAATTGCGTTAGCAAACATGCTAACTAAATGCTAGCTGTACCAATAACTCATTTACGAATTGATGTCCATCATTTTACTCACGTCATTTGGAGACACTGGTCGTTTCATCCCATGCCTATTATCTGGAAAACTCATTATGAACGGAATTTTTAGTAAAAATGTCAATGAAATGTGATACCACCTAGCAAAGGCTAGCTGGATTGTCAACAACCCTGCGTGTTGCCACTTCCGGTTGCGTCTTCTTCTACGTTTGTCCTGCAGTCGGCTAGACCAACACTCTGCTGCCACCTACAGGTGGCCTTGTGTTGCACCCCCTAAAACAGAAAAACTGTCCATCAAATTCACCGAAAGacaacatttagaaaacacGTTTGCCACTCTGACGCTGTCGTATTCcataatattaaattataatattttatattatatcttGATCCGACGcatcaaatgcaaaaaaagtcTAAAggcacaaacaaagaaaaatacatatatatttgtatctTACAGCTTGCTATGCGTAATACTAGTTACTCCCTAACCCTTCAGTATGAAAAAGTCAATTAGCCCAATGAAATTCTCCATTGTCAATCTAAATGTCAAGAAGGTTTCTTAAAGGGACTTAAAAGAGAAGTGAATTGCGTGTGTGATTCACAACACAACAACTCATACAGAAAAATGCTgctgtttatatttttttaatgcaacaaaataaatTCTTGCTTTCAAATAACTATGATTAATTGATTGAGGCTAATTAATTGTTAGTAAACACATGTCTCGGATATTTAATGACAGAGTAGGAGAGCAAGGAAAGACAATTATTTATCTAGCCTTGCACATTTCATACTCAGAGGCCACCCGAGGTGCTTTACAGAATGACGTTTTTAAGATAACgaattacaaatatataaaaatataaaatataacaattacaattacaagaaatggaaatacaaatagaaaaaacGTCTGAATAAAACCCCAATTTCAGTATAAGTAAAACATGCTATTCCCAATCACTTCCCTCCCAAAGCTGTCGTGGACGGCCTGCATCAAAGCCGCCAGAAGGGGGCGTCAGAGAGTCCGAGAAGCGCGCGCCCCTCCAATAGGCCGCAATAAGTCATCCGGAAAGAAAACGATGCGTtctgggcccccccccccccccccccccccgtttaatTAAATTAACACGGCCTGTAAAATTGATGAAATTGAGTTACGTTTGCTTAATTGATTGATTAActgtatgtttgttttgtaaaatgaaGAATAATCAAACTTTGGCGACTTTGAAACTTCAAAAAAGAGGTGCTCCATTTTGGACCACAGAGCAATTCTAtccccaaacacagcttttATTACGATAATCGACCAGTGCCATCAATAacgtattgtgtgtgtttcaatgtgGTGATTTCTGGCGAGCTTATAAGGGAAAACATGTGGCCACTATTAGACAACAGCAGTAAAGGCATTGGGCCTAATTTTATCAACTTGTATTGAACATagatgcacacgcacagacgtGTGCCGGCACATGGACACTTGCACACAACATGTAGAAAGAGAGtcagtgtgcgtctgtctgtgtgtgttttagagagagacagagagagacagagagagagagaaagagagggaggaggggttatCCCGCCTCTGCCTCTTTACCCGACACTGCCCCGCACTCTCACTTAACCTCCACTCAGTGCCGGACGGGAAGATAACttaaagtagttttttttattttgaagtagaccctcctcctcgctcaccGTCGCCCTTGACAACGACGCCGACGCGTCTTATTCAACTTTCAGCGCAAACAGAGGAGTTACTCAAGTCCCGGAGCCGCTCCAGCGATGGTGACTTTACGCACGGGATCTGAAGGCTGCTCCAACTGACCgctcttgtttttctcctcctcgctgAAACTCTTCCTCATCGCCCGCAACGATCtccaagtttgtgtgtgtggtttttttttgtgccggaAAACAACGCAGCGAATGCCCAGTCAGTGAATCCAGGTAAGAGACGCCCTGTTGCATCGCCGCCGGGTACACGCGCGTCCTGTCGCAAGTGCGGTGCGCACTTCGGTTATCTCTGCAGCACAACAAGCTGCGATGACAGCGGACAGCGGGTGGAAGGGggagtgggggcggggggggggggcattgtgtcTTTGAACCTGCGGGTTGCACCGTGATTAGGCTGCGTGGACCCCacttttcatttgttgtttgtttagaaaataaaagaacaaggAATAATAATTGTGTGTGGTAAtttatgcatgtttttttttttttaccaaaactaTATCCGTGACAAAACAAGGAATTTTAAAAACCGATTGGCACGAGTTAATTGTAATTTGTGTTCACTGGTTGTAATCAACGACACACGTGCTAATTATAAGATACATCCGTTATTCCACCTGTAAGTTGATATCCAAAATGCTAATAATAATCAcactttcatttttgggggCCGACGAGGtgctaaaatgaaataaagtgtaACATAAATCTGTGCTCCCGGAAAACCACAGAGCAGAAAAGTGTCTTATACGAACTCGTGGTATTGAATGTGCATTTCAATCTTATTTCTTTATCCTCCAAgttttaattgaaatgtttacTTCCAAAATAATTAAACTCTCTTAATTCAACAACAACTATATAGTGCATGAAAGGGCAGAAACCTCGGTTTAAGCCGTCCTGCACGCACTAACAGTTCACGCGGCTCTGCTCCATCACAAAACAATTCAACGTGCAAAAAAGGCTCTTTACAAATTTAACACCTTTTAAAAGTTGCAATTTTTTAATTtccaagcatttaaaaaaagttgtcAATAAATTGGGGACTTCCTAAAGTCATCCCATAAGCCCCACTGGGATCTCTGGGAGGACACTTCCAGCAGTTTCTTCTGTCTCCGCGGACAGGCTGCAACTCCACGCGCGCATGTTTGATTTAATCTGCGCTGCTTTGTGCTTTGTGTACTGGAATGTAACAGAGATGGGGACAATAATGGAGACAAAAAGTGCGCCGTCTTTGGGGCCAAAGTTAACTTTCCCTCCTGGGGTCACGCCGCCTGACctcattaattaaaataaactggGAACCCCAAAACGGACACATTGGGTCCATGATGTCCAGTTGCCTCCAGATCGTTAAAACTTCGCGCCGCGCGTCTTAACTCGGGTTCCAAAGCCGGTCAGTTGTGAGTTAAGCACCCTGATAGAGTGACAGGCGTGCACAAAGTTACTACACCATGCCCGCGTGTAAGTGAGCCGTGCACGCGGGtacagttcttttttttggggggggacaaTGCGCATGAGACAGAGGGCACGGGAGGATAAGGCGCACGCCGACGGGCCTGCGGGCGGCCGATAGGGCCACTTCAGGGTGTTCCCCGCATTCAGAGCCGCACTACACCTCCCAGATAAGCCGCTGCTCGCCTGCAGATAAGCAGCTTTCACAGAAACAGAGCGaccgagacagagagagatcgCGGAGCGAGTCAGGAAACCGCTGAAGAGGAATCGCACAATTGTTTCCCCCTGATTTGTAAAGCAACTTCATTTGGAGTTGGCCgcgactttgttttgttttgttttgtttgcacatCAAATCACTCCGCTATTCAGATTTAAGTGCGCGGCTGGACGGATCCTCCGGTTGCCCGTTCGGACCACGTCAATCACGTCAATCTCCCAACAAGTTGTTCACTTGTTTGGACCGCTGCGGGACAGTTTATTGACACCCTCCCACCCCTTGTAAGTGAGAGTGTCTGTCTGAAAAACAATCCGAGCGAGAGGGGGGtcgggtgagaggggggggggggggggctccgaaGCTGATCTCCTGTGGCATTTTGTTCTGAGCAGGTGCTGCGGGCTGAAGCTCCCTCATAAGGTAAAGTGGCATTAGAGCGTCCAAATGGCACACTTATATTTAGGCTGCCGATTCAGCACACTGTGCCGGGCTGCCCGGCCGCGCGCTCTCCGCTGTCTGACGGGGACGAGcagccttttgcttttttcttcttctgtggaaaTCCGCGCTGACAACAGGCGGCGGGGCCCTGTGTCTCCATCGGGGGCGGAAAATGACCCCGTGTCAGCAACACGGGGTCATTTTGAGCCGTGCGTAAAATGACCCATATTACTGAAGTTAAGCTTAGAAAGTCATGTTTTAGGTAATTAAACCCAACCGTGATGTAATAATGATTTATTTGTACTCACATTTAGTTTGTCATATgggattcatttaatttattagaAGGAATTTATGTTGTTCTTCtctcattttttctgtttttattgtatttattttaattttcataAAGGATTGTCTGTTGAAAATATAAGCATCTTATTTTTTGGGCCTCAGGAATCCTTTTCATATATACTAACCTAACAATCCGAAAAACCCAAAGAAACATTTACTAAAAGTCAGACTGTAATATATTTTTCTCTACCTGCAATTTTAAGCTCTGAGAATGCACACGCTGCAAGGCCGACCTCAGGATATAATTGTCATACTTGGAACTCCATCCATTGCTCCCACGTTATTCCAATACGTCGCATATTTCTTTGATTCTGAGAGGCCTGTTTTCCCTCCTCGGGTGTCACCCAGAGGGACTCTTGAGTGTCAGAGAGACGGGACGAGCAGTGGGAGAGACTGAGAATGAAGAGATGTGATGGCTGAGCGAAGGGAGAGATGAGGGGAGCGACTGAGCAGAGGAGGGTCTTGGATTTTGAGATTGCATCTGTGAGATTGCATCATTTACCACACGTCACCCTGACATGCCAAAGCGAAATAATCACAGCTATCGGAGGCAGCGTTGCGTTTAACCCCTCCGGCCACACTTTTGATTTTATTCTATTACCGCCCATCTTCCGCCTGAACGCCGTGTTTGCAcattcaagtgtttttttttttttttttaagacgtCCAATCACCATCATTGGAAAAAAACGTTGCTCCACCGCCGCCGAACCAGAGAGTCCTGATTATTTGTTTTCGGGCCCTTtgataaaaaacacatcagccCCCAAATTGGACATGTGTTGTgcaaacacaaatgaaacatttagcCCTACGTATTTCTCCCCGGGTCCTAAGTGCATATTAGGCAGCCTATACTTATCTGTGGCTCGACGGTAACACCCAAATTACACCGTTGATGCTGGAAAAGAAAGGTTGAGGCCTCCAGAGAACGAGCGCTCGTAAGTTCCTAAAACCACAAGGCAAGCTtaggtgcgtgcgtgtgtttcctGTTAATGCGTGCGTGTTTAAAGCATGTTCCGTTAAATGTCCCTCCGCCTATGCTCGTGTGTATTTCTACATCTAAGTGTACTTAGGATTGATGCATGCTCGCGGGTCCATGTGCACACCGAGGTGTGTTTGATGTGTCCTCgccatgtgtgtcttttttctgggcgtatgtatgtatgttcgTGTATGTTCTTCACTGTGTGTCCTGCTGGGCGTACTGCTCCGTGATGAcattccttcctctgttctccacCAGCGCATAACCTTGgaagcagaccccccccccccccccccagagagtaACGAGGGGctcattctcctctctctcaaTGCTCGAGGTAACCGTCCCTTTCCGCCGCCGACCCTCCAGCACCTGCTCTTCGCCATCCAATTTTCAATTTCCAAACGGAAGCTTACCTGCCACCAGTGACAAGGttccctctacccccccccccccacccccctccttcccaTCCGCTTCCAGTTTAACGCGTAAGGACGACGTCTTTGTTCGGGTGTCCTTGTAGCTAGGGTTCAAGAAGGTTATCCTCCTCCTGGGCCtttttaacaccccccccccccctcatgactCATTTCTTCAGGCATCAGGGTGGGTGTCACAACGACAAAGGCCATTATGTACCTGCAGAGGGATTGAGTAAGATTTATAGATGTGTGGTTTACATAAGAGCCTTTGACTGCTGCAGTGTCACAAAGCTGGCGTCCCGCCTCAGGAGAAAATAACAAGCGGGCGGATTAAACACACTCTTAACTTCTTAGATTGTGATTGTCGCCGATGTGCGTTTGTCGGCGTTTGTCGGCAAAGCGCAGCATCGCTCCCGCTGCTCGCCGACTTTTCCTCACGTGGGAAAAAGACTCTCCCGCAGCACACGAAACAGAGCTGCCGCCCCCCTCAGCTGCTAAATGTATTTAGAGACTTTTTGAATGTGCCAAACAATCAGACTCATCATATAGGCAGAAGTACTGCTGGGGAAGCAGGCTCAATGCACCCTGGGAAGTAAACCTAAATGTTCACCCTGAATGCTTCTTCTTCCAGTATTCAAACCTTTTGGGAAAGATTTTCAGGTCGATCCGACCCCGCTGACCCCGCTGACCTGTCTAAAACTGATGTACCCTTTTCAGAGAAggacacaaaaagagagagaagcgtGTGGGTTTCAATTTATCTGCCCAAAATATGTTCCAATTAAGGTTTTCTTTCCAATGGATTTTGGAATAAAGAATAAAGGTCCTTTGTGAAATGGAAACCCAGCATGGAGATCAGACAGGAGTTCAGGCCACTTTTTCCAAACTGTCAACAGTTGTGGGGTATTTTGTTTCCAAAGTGAAACAtctaaacataaaaacacattaccCAGTTACACCCTGGTACACAGAAACGTTGAGTAAAGGTTTTATGGTAAAATAAAGATAGAGTTTGGTTCTCTCCATCTGAACACTGAAGGTTGacctttcttgttcttctccaaaagaaacaaaagatccTCTGATGTTGCTTGAAAAATAGATTAGCACCAGTTATTATTCATTGCTGCCTGGTCATGGAAACCTCATCATTCTGACTTTATTGTTTCACTAAGGAGGCCGAATTATCCTAAAAAGACATAATTCAGATGGTATTTTCTCGGTTCGCACTTGACGGCCCACTAAAGCTTCGCCAGGAGCAGcagccaaaaacaaaatgttctggAAAAATGTCCAGCCCAGATGATTCTGTGCTAATTCATGGGCGCAGAATCCCAGATGAAAGTGTTGTGGTCTCTTTGTCTCAGACTGCAGACCTTCTGTGTGTCTCAAACTGGACCACCGGGTGACCAGGGGCCCGACCCCGGGGCTCCTGTGGCTCCTGGGCCCTGGTCTCGTTGTCTCATCGCTGCAAGTCGTGGCCTCGGAGAGCTGCGGGCGGCAGACGCTTTGGCAATCACAGCGCCGCTGATGATTTtacagaaaaagaggaaatgacATGCGAGCATGtctgcttttcctcctccttccacttccatccccctcccttctcctctttcAAATGGAGACGTGTTGGTCTCAACTCTACAGAAAGATTTTATTAGTAAATGATTTTCTCCTCATGTAATAACCTTGTGGGGGCTTAACATGATGCAGGGAGTTCATCTCCTGGTCTGTGTGGTTGGAAGAAGCCACTGTGTGGCTCAATCATTTTGCAATAGAATTAAAGTGTTTGAAGATGTTTTTGCTCATCTTTCACAGACGCACAAAACCCTCCCAGGTGATGTGTGCGCGAGTTATTAAAGATGAGTCTGCTATTAGAGATTAGAGTTTTAAATACAAGTCGTCTCCGGATCCGCTGTAGTACGCCACTGCAAGTTTCTTTTTGAGCGTCCACCACAGGTCCGTCCGCTCAagaatgggaaagaaaaaagaagtggAAGGAAATGTTTGTGGTGAGCAAAAGGCCACCTGTTCTGTTCCCAGGCGCACTAAATAAACACGCATTTCATGACACACGCAGCTTGCTTTCTTAGCTCCAAACATACAAAAGGGCTGTTTACTTTGCTCCCTGATGTACATGACTCATTTAATTTGATAACCAACCTGATACCGGTGCATTGTGTAAACAACGTCCCGTAATTATTCCAAGTGGTTGGAAGATATAATATGATAAGAAACATATTCCACGTAACCTTCGCAATAACAACTGTCATAAAGAGTAAGTATGCAAGCATAGTGAAATATAATCTAAAGGGTTACTGCACACATTAAGTGTTGCCTGAATCTACGGGGTCCTGCGAAGGACACATTCAAGCAAATTGTGCAAATTGAAGCAGCTTATTATCAGACTAACTTTGAATTCACTAGTTTGAGTAAAGCTCCACAACATTTCCCGTAATGCAAAGGCTGCACGACTGACCTCGCAAAAACCAATCATCTGTGATCAGAGAAATGTTCACCTTAGAATGAATTCATATGAAAGTTAAATGCAACAATCTGGTGCAAATAAGAGCAAAATTAAGCGAACATAAAGAGCCATGGGGATCCATGTCGACGTCACCTGGCCAAACAAATTGAAAAGGAGTCATGTTTGTTTAATTACAAGCCTGCTGTGATGCTCTGAGCCAATCGTTGcattgtttttacagtttggtTCCGCTCCTCCCAACCGGAGCAGCGTCACCCTCATCTAAAAGCAGGCCGGCTAACCTTCACTTAAACACTCGTAGTGGTTTGGAGTAATGGGGCGTGGCAGCAGGGTTTTCGGGGGGTGCGAGGCCTCCCAAATGACCCTGCGGTAAAGAAGCGCGGGCCAAGACGCCGTGGTCCCACCCACCGAAAGGCCCAATTCCAATTGGTCCTTGTCCAGCTTGTCCACGCAGGGCGGGGCCATGGTTTCTGGGCCATGAAGAAGTCTTTAATCAAGCCGTTGTCGTCATGAGATGGCGGTCAGTGTTACAGTGGAGAGATAGAGGCACCAATGAAAAAAGAGAGCGGATCTGCTTTCTGGCTCAGAATAGAAATGCGCCTCTTGACGGACAGCTCTGAGAACGGCGAGACGCAAACATGGCGATCCGTCCTGGTGTCACAAAGTTTCCTGGGCTGCACGGGGCCCGGGAACTTATCCATAAGAGAGAGACTCCCGACACACTCTCCTGGcccccgtctctttctctctataTGTTCTGTACAAACTGCTGGATTAGCACGTTGGGATGAAGGGGCGTGCAGAGcagtggcgctggctcgggtaTCCAGCTGACTGGGCTCAGACCTCAGGTTTCCGCCACGTAATCCAACACACTCGACATGGCATGTTGGACGGCCCGCCGGCGTTTGTGCCAGagggttccacacacacacgcacacaacaattAATGCGAGATGCCCCCAGGGGCAACGTTAGCAGCGCTGTGCGTGGGAcctcccccgccgcctcccccctGTGGGCCGGTTTTCAGGTGGCTAATATGAACCGTGTGTTTTCTCTTAGTTCAGCCTGAGAAGAGACGGCGTTGGAAACAACCAATCAGGTCATTTGGCTTGGCAGGCGGCCGGTGCGTAACTGAATAAAATGTCCCTTTGCCAAAGTCCCTCAAGTCGATTCCCTGTAGGAGGGCGGGCggttttcggggggggggggggggggtcgctgccTCAGCAAGCTGTTTAGTCTCATGCTCAAGGAGCTTACACTGTGTCTCCCTGTTTAATATGGGAAACGTATAGGCCGGCCTGTGATGTCAATTGTTATTACTGGAGGCCCGCTAtaggaaaaaaaataaccctAATTTGCCTTTGTGAAgcactgtagagaaaaggagcTTATGTCATAAAGACTCTATTGTGgcccgccgtgtgtgtgtgtttaagtgtcaCCTACTTTGACTCACACATTGTGTACTTCACGTGTGTTTTCGTCACATTTATATAGGTTTCACTGGACAATAGTTTGTTCATTCGTCGCACTAAGGGAGTTAAGCGGGGAGCGTTTATGAATGAGAGCTGCTATTGTAGCTGCCAAATATTATTGCACATTTCTCCGGCCCGCCCCTGTTTTGGATTTCATGCTCTCGGGTGTTGTGCCGCTGTGTGGCGGCTTTTGGAGGTTAAGATACAAGATAGCGACGGGGATGATTGCTGTGTGTCAGCTCACGACCACAAACCAATGTGACAAGTCaaacacttacatttaaaagaaGCAAAGTATTATCGACGCCAAGATATCGTTTATTCTCAATCATCTTTCCCTGGATTATTTACGTATTTTTAACCAACCCTATCTCCAAATTAAGAGTATGAGCAGCATCATGAAATGACACCGAAGTGGATGCTCTTCATCGTCAGTAAAcgtttagaatttttttttaaagaagcaaATCAGATACTGGATGCTTAAATTCCCGTATGAATATGAATTGGAGACACGCGTAGGAGGAGATTGAACTGGAACATTTGATATTTATTGCTAcctctgttttttgtgttgtttttttaacccttCCTGAGGACCCCTCCTCCATGTCAGCGAGCCTCCCCTCTCATTTGCCTTCTCCGTGTTTTACGGAGCAGCAGATTTGTGCGCTGTCCTCTAAATCATTTACCTCTCTCGCAGATTGCTCCCCGCTGGAATATCGGCCCGGCTGccgtctttttttccttccctccctccgctTCCCCGGTGGACTCATTTACATTTATGCACGAGGGCAATTAATTACAGGCTGGCGCTGGCCTTGTAAATTAGAGTGAGCCGAGGTCCGCCTCGTTATTGCCCCTGACAGTTAAAGCCTTGTTTGGGTCGTGACGAGGTGGACTCCGGGCCGGGACGGTGGAAGCCGAGCAGTCGTTGGCGGCTCTTCGTACATCTGATATCACTTTGCAGCAAATGACGTAAATGCACTTTGTCGACGAAGACGAtgttttgttgtcattttctttttaaactcctTCTGCTAACATTAACGTTTGTATATTCCAGAAGGCTCATTGCCTCTCTCTGCAGCCGTTGGTCCTCCTCCCAGGCCCGGTGTAGTTGCTGTGTGATTTGGGGTCTCTCACCCAACTACCATGAGAGTTTTCTTTCTATAGACCCAGGAGTCAGACAGGCGACTTCTCACGGTTTTGGCCTTTTCATGCGGAGACGCTCCAACTTTTTTCCGGCTCCCTTCCCCACAAGGCCGTCCTTTCTTCTCTGTCACGCAGCGATGTGTTTGTGCATACCTTACCGGCTTGACAAAAGAATGGAGAGATCCTATTCACTTCTGCCTTTGACATTCGCCTCTTGTTTTTACAATCTTTGCAAGGCGTGCTGTTTGCACAGTGGAACAGGCTTTGTCTTGAAGAAGCGGGACAATGGCGAGCGCCA
The DNA window shown above is from Gasterosteus aculeatus chromosome X, fGasAcu3.hap1.1, whole genome shotgun sequence and carries:
- the cxh11orf58 gene encoding small acidic protein gives rise to the protein MSFPDNRHGMKRPVSPNDDGSTQWAAADLGSNERKQKFLRLMGAGKKEPTGRLVIGDHRSTSHFRSGREDKQMNDQLEMQYQQSMDGKLSGRNRRHCGLGFSEPSPERDSLPSPLVDGQLKDTEPEKSFSEDKPAESHSDGSESDPQKQTSDEAASSSDTSDEERKGGVEVASGKSA